In Phyllostomus discolor isolate MPI-MPIP mPhyDis1 chromosome 3, mPhyDis1.pri.v3, whole genome shotgun sequence, a single genomic region encodes these proteins:
- the TRUB2 gene encoding mitochondrial mRNA pseudouridine synthase TRUB2 — protein MRRSATYPTDVKLSPFHFTPRKGLQISPASIGVQRRTVFPLPPHRSPEDNKRRTISGCDTGRKDSVWVRDCTALPCAWLGRQPGPPASEMGSAGLARLHGLFAAYKPPGLHWKHLRDAVETQLLKGLNARKPRAPEQRVRFLLGPAEGSGEKELTLTATSVPALASHPLVCGPAFTSLKVGVGHRLDVQASGVLVLGVGRGRSLLTDMYNAHLTKDYTVRGLLGKATDDFSEDGRLVEKTTYDHVTREKLDRILALIQGSHQKALVMHSNLDLQTQEAYEMAVKGLIRPMNKSPMLIAGIRCLHFAPPEFLLEVQCLHETQKHLRRLVHEIGLELKTTAVCTQVRRTRDGFFTLDDALLRTRWDLHSIQDAIRAAAPRVGAELEKSLGPGPGTQQLPGPGWQWDSDGPSSASKGWTAAGQRAGADEGCS, from the exons ATGAGAAGGTCTGCCACCTACCCTACCGATGTAAAACTCTCCCCATTTCATTTCACCCCCAGAAAGGGTCTCCAAATAAGCCCCGCCAGCATTGGGGTTCAGCGCCGGACCGTATTTCCTTTGCCCCCGCACCGTTCCCCCGAGGATAATAAGAGGAGAACCATTTCCGGCTGCGACACAGGGCGGAAGGACTCTGTTTGGGTGAGGGACTGTACGGCACTTCCGTGCGCCTGGCTGGGCCGCCAGCCCGGACCGCCGGCTTCGGAAATGGGGTCCGCCGGCCTGGCGCGGTTGCACGGGCTCTTTGCGGCCTACAAGCCCCCGGGGCTGCACTGGAAGCACCTGCGGGATGCCGTCGAGACGCAGCTCCTGAAGG GTCTCAATGCCCGGAAGCCTCGTGCCCCTGAACAGCGTGTTCGCTTCCTGCTGGGCCCTGCGGAAGGCAGCGGGGAGAAGGAGCTGACCCTCACAGCCACCAGTGTGCCCGCCCTCGCCAGCCATCCGCTGG TATGCGGACCAGCTTTCACCAGCCTGAAGGTTGGCGTGGGACACCGGCTGGATGTCCAGGCCTCTGGGGTGCTTG TGCTCGGCGTGGGACGTGGGCGCAGCCTTCTCACCGACATGTACAACGCTCACCTCACCAAG GATTACACAGTCCGCGGCCTCCTGGGCAAAGCCACGGACGACTTCTCGGAGGATGGGCGGCTGGTGGAGAAGACGACGTATG ACCACGTCACCAGGGAGAAGCTGGACCGCATCCTGGCCCTGATCCAAGGCTCCCATCAGAAGGCCCTGGTGAT GCACTCCAACCTTGACCTGCAGACCCAGGAGGCCTATGAGATGGCCGTGAAAGGCTTGATCCGGCCCATGAACAAGTCCCCGATGCTGATAGCCGGCATCCGGTGCCTCCACTTTGCGCCTCCAGAATTCCTCCTAG AGGTGCAGTGCCTGCACGAGACGCAGAAGCACCTGCGGAGGCTGGTGCACGAAATCGGCCTGGAGCTGAAGACCACTGCTGTCTGCACCCAGGTGCGGCGCACGCGCGACGGCTTCTTCACCCTGGACGACGCCCTCCTGCGGACCCGGTGGGACCTACACAGCATCCAGGACGCCATCCGGGCCGCAGCCCCCCGGGTGGGAGCAGAGCTGGAGAAGAGCTTGGGGCCGGGGCCCGGCACCCAGCAGCTCCCTGGTCCAGGCTGGCAGTGGGACAGCGATGGGCCGAGCTCTGCCTCGAAAGGCTGGACAGCGGCGGGGCAGCGGGCGGGTGCGGATGAGGGTTGTTCCTGA
- the COQ4 gene encoding ubiquinone biosynthesis protein COQ4 homolog, mitochondrial isoform X2 has translation MATMLQGPLRPLRLLRVLQGLPGPAADVPFRAASHGTGLLYPEHIPTSPLQKALLAAGSAGMALYNPYRHDMVAVLGETTGRRALKVLRDQMKRDPEGAQILQERPRISLSTLDLGKLQSLPEGSLGREYLRFLDVNRVSPDTRAPTRFVDDEELAYVNQRYREVHDMLHTLLGMPTNILALPLTHGPSPPLRAKCPRAQHRADWAWPTLVEKRRLSGKQAPYCSTP, from the exons ATGGCGACGATGCTGCAGGGGCCCTTGCGACCCCTGCGGCTCCTCCGCGTGCTCCAGGGTCTCCCTGGGCCTGCTGCAG ACGTGCCCTTCCGAGCCGCGAGCCATGGCACCGGCTTGCTCTACCCCGAGcacatccccacctccccgctGCAGAAGGCGCTGTTGGCCGCCGGCTCTGCCGGAATGGCCCTCTACAACCCGTATCGCCACG ACATGGTCGCAGTTCTGGGGGAGACCACAGGGCGCCGTGCCCTGAAGGTCCTCAGGGACCAGATGAAGAGGGACCCAGAGGGCGCCCAGATCCTGCA GGAGCGCCCCCGGATCTCGCTGTCCACCCTGGACCTGGGCAAGCTGCAGAGCCTGCCCGAGGGCTCCCTCGGCCGAGAGTACCTTCGTTTCCTGGATGTGAAT AGGGTCTCCCCAGATACCCGAGCGCCCACGCGGTTCGTGGACGATGAGGAGCTAGCCTACGTGAACCAGCGGTACCGGGAGGTGCACGACATGCTCCACACGCTGCTGGGGATGCCCACCAACATCCTGG CCCTTCCTCTGACTCATGGACCCTCTCCTCCACTCCGAGCCAAGTGCCCCAGGGCACAGCACAGAGCAGACTGGGCATGGCCGACCCTGGTAGAGAAGAGACGCCTTAGCGGGAAGCAGGCGCCTTACTGCTCGACGCCGTGA
- the COQ4 gene encoding ubiquinone biosynthesis protein COQ4 homolog, mitochondrial isoform X1, which translates to MATMLQGPLRPLRLLRVLQGLPGPAADVPFRAASHGTGLLYPEHIPTSPLQKALLAAGSAGMALYNPYRHDMVAVLGETTGRRALKVLRDQMKRDPEGAQILQERPRISLSTLDLGKLQSLPEGSLGREYLRFLDVNRVSPDTRAPTRFVDDEELAYVNQRYREVHDMLHTLLGMPTNILGEIVVKWFEAVQTGLPMCILGALFGPVRLRARHLPALVSELIPWAVQSGRRAPCVLNLYYERRWAQPLTALREELGITSPPGHTKGPA; encoded by the exons ATGGCGACGATGCTGCAGGGGCCCTTGCGACCCCTGCGGCTCCTCCGCGTGCTCCAGGGTCTCCCTGGGCCTGCTGCAG ACGTGCCCTTCCGAGCCGCGAGCCATGGCACCGGCTTGCTCTACCCCGAGcacatccccacctccccgctGCAGAAGGCGCTGTTGGCCGCCGGCTCTGCCGGAATGGCCCTCTACAACCCGTATCGCCACG ACATGGTCGCAGTTCTGGGGGAGACCACAGGGCGCCGTGCCCTGAAGGTCCTCAGGGACCAGATGAAGAGGGACCCAGAGGGCGCCCAGATCCTGCA GGAGCGCCCCCGGATCTCGCTGTCCACCCTGGACCTGGGCAAGCTGCAGAGCCTGCCCGAGGGCTCCCTCGGCCGAGAGTACCTTCGTTTCCTGGATGTGAAT AGGGTCTCCCCAGATACCCGAGCGCCCACGCGGTTCGTGGACGATGAGGAGCTAGCCTACGTGAACCAGCGGTACCGGGAGGTGCACGACATGCTCCACACGCTGCTGGGGATGCCCACCAACATCCTGG gggagATCGTGGTGAAGTGGTTCGAAGCTGTCCAGACCGGCCTGCCCATGTGCATCCTGGGTGCGCTCTTCGGACCAGTCCGCCTCCGCGCCCG GCACCTGCCGGCGCTGGTCTCGGAGCTGATCCCGTGGGCAGTTCAGAGCGGGCGCCGGGCCCCGTGCGTCCTCAACCTGTACTACGAGCGGCGCTGGGCGCAGCCCCTGACGGCCCTGCGGGAGGAGCTGGGCATCACGAGCCCCCCGGGGCACACCAAGGGCCCGGCCTAG
- the COQ4 gene encoding ubiquinone biosynthesis protein COQ4 homolog, mitochondrial isoform X3, whose protein sequence is MATMLQGPLRPLRLLRVLQGLPGPAADVPFRAASHGTGLLYPEHIPTSPLQKALLAAGSAGMALYNPYRHGSAPGSRCPPWTWASCRACPRAPSAESTFVSWM, encoded by the exons ATGGCGACGATGCTGCAGGGGCCCTTGCGACCCCTGCGGCTCCTCCGCGTGCTCCAGGGTCTCCCTGGGCCTGCTGCAG ACGTGCCCTTCCGAGCCGCGAGCCATGGCACCGGCTTGCTCTACCCCGAGcacatccccacctccccgctGCAGAAGGCGCTGTTGGCCGCCGGCTCTGCCGGAATGGCCCTCTACAACCCGTATCGCCACG GGAGCGCCCCCGGATCTCGCTGTCCACCCTGGACCTGGGCAAGCTGCAGAGCCTGCCCGAGGGCTCCCTCGGCCGAGAGTACCTTCGTTTCCTGGATGTGA
- the SLC27A4 gene encoding long-chain fatty acid transport protein 4 isoform X1 produces MPPALPTPLPLPGRIWTGRRKVTMLLGASLLGALLFSKLVLKLPWTQVGFSLLLLYLGAGGWRFVRIFIKTIRRDVFGGLVLLTVKAKVRRYLRQRRTVPVLFASTVQRHPDKTALIFEGTDTHWTFRQLDDYSNRVANFLQARGLASGDVVAVFMENRNEFVGLWLGMAKVGVEAALINTNLRRDALRHCLTTSRARALIFGSEMAPAICEIQASLDPELSLFCSGPWEPSSVPAHTEHLDPLLEEAPKNLPSRPDKGFTDKLFYVYTSGTTGLPKAAIVVHSRYYRMAALVYYGFRMRHDDIIYDCLPLYHSAGNIVGIGQCLLHGLTVVIRKKFSASRFWDDCVKYNCTIVQYIGELCRYLLNQPPREAERQHRVRMALGNGLRQSIWTEFSGRFNISQVSEFYGATECNCSLGNFDSQVGACGFNSRILSFVYPIRLVRVNEDTMELIRGPDGVCLPCQPGEPGQLVGRIVQQDPMRRFDGYLNQGANNKIANDVFSKGDQAYLTGDVLVMDELGYLYFRDRTGDTFRWKGENVSTTEVEGTLSRLLDMADVAVYGVEVPGTEGRAGMAAVANPSGNCDLERFAQHLEKELPLYARPIFLRFLPELHKTGTFKLQKMELRKEGFDPAVVKDPLFYMDARKGRYVPLDQEAYARIQAGEEKL; encoded by the exons ATGCCCCCCGCACTCCCCACTCCGCTGCCGCTGCCGGGCCGCATCTGGACGGGGCGCCGCAAG GTCACCATGCTGCTCGGGGCGTCCCTCCTCGGAGCGCTGCTGTTCTCCAAGCTGGTGCTGAAGCTGCCGTGGACCCAAGTGGGGTTCTCCCTGCTGCTGCTCTacctgggggccgggggctggcgCTTCGTCCGGATCTTCATCAAGACCATCAGGCGCGATGTCTT CGGCGGCCTGGTGCTCCTGACGGTGAAGGCGAAGGTCCGGCGGTACCTGCGGCAGCGGCGGACGGTGCCCGTTCTGTTCGCCTCCACGGTGCAGCGCCACCCCGACAAGACAGCCCTGATCTTTGAGGGCACGGACACCCACTGGACCTTCCGCCAGCTGGACGACTACTCGAACCGTGTGGCCAACTTCCTGCAGGCCCGGGGCCTGGCCTCCGGCGATGTGGTGGCCGTCTTCATGGAGAACCGCAACGAGTTCGTGGGCCTGTGGCTGGGCATGGCCAAGGTCGGAGTGGAGGCGGCACTGATCAACACCAACCTCCGGCGGGACGCCCTGCGCCACTGCCTGACCACCTCCCGGGCCCGGGCCCTCATCTTCGGCAGCGAGATGGCCCCGG ctaTCTGTGAGATCCAGGCCAGCCTGGACCCCGAGCTCAGCCTCTTCTGCTCCGGACCGTGGGAGCCCAGCTCGGTGCCTGCCCACACGGAGCACCTGGACCCCTTGCTGGAGGAAGCCCCCAAGAACCTGCCCAGTCGCCCTGACAAGGGCTTCACAg ATAAGCTCTTCTATGTCTACACGTCGGGCACCACGGGGCTGCCCAAAGCCGCCATCGTGGTGCACAGCAG gtATTACCGCATGGCCGCCCTGGTGTACTACGGATTCCGCATGCGGCATGACGACATCATTTACGACTGCCTCCCGCTCTACCACTCCGCAG GAAACATCGTGGGAATCGGGCAGTGCCTGCTCCATGGCCTGACGGTGGTCATCCGGAAGAAGTTCTCAGCCTCCCGCTTCTGGGATGACTGTGTCAAGTACAACTGCACG ATCGTGCAGTACATCGGGGAGCTCTGCCGCTACCTCCTGAACCAGCCGCCCCGGGAGGCGGAACGCCAGCACCGGGTGCGCATGGCGCTGGGCAACGGCCTCCGGCAGTCCATCTGGACCGAGTTTTCCGGTCGCTTCAACATCTCCCAGGTGTCTGAGTTCTACGGGGCCACTGAGTGCAACTGCAGCCTGGGCAACTTCGACAGCCAG GTCGGAGCCTGCGGCTTCAACAGCCGCATCCTGTCCTTCGTGTACCCGATCCGGCTGGTACGTGTCAACGAGGACACCATGGAGCTCATCCGGGGGCCCGACGGCGTCTGCCTTCCCTGTCAGCCAG gtgAGCCTGGCCAGCTGGTGGGCCGCATCGTCCAGCAGGACCCCATGCGGCGCTTCGACGGCTACCTTAACCAGGGCGCCAACAATAAGATCGCCAATGATGTCTTCAGCAAGGGGGACCAGGCCTACCTCACCG GCGACGTGCTGGTGATGGACGAGCTGGGCTACCTGTACTTCCGAGACCGCACGGGGGACACGTTCCGCTGGAAAGGCGAGAATGTGTCCACCACGGAGGTGGAGGGCACACTCAGCCGCCTGCTGGACATGGCCGACGTGGCGGTCTATGGCGTGGAGGTGCCAG GGACCGAGGGCCGCGCCGGGATGGCTGCTGTGGCCAACCCTTCTGGCAACTGTGACCTGGAGCGCTTTGCCCAGCACCTGGAGAAGGAGCTGCCCCTGTACGCCCGCCCCATCTTCCTGCGCTTCCTGCCCGAGCTTCACAAAACAG
- the SLC27A4 gene encoding long-chain fatty acid transport protein 4 isoform X2, with amino-acid sequence MLLGASLLGALLFSKLVLKLPWTQVGFSLLLLYLGAGGWRFVRIFIKTIRRDVFGGLVLLTVKAKVRRYLRQRRTVPVLFASTVQRHPDKTALIFEGTDTHWTFRQLDDYSNRVANFLQARGLASGDVVAVFMENRNEFVGLWLGMAKVGVEAALINTNLRRDALRHCLTTSRARALIFGSEMAPAICEIQASLDPELSLFCSGPWEPSSVPAHTEHLDPLLEEAPKNLPSRPDKGFTDKLFYVYTSGTTGLPKAAIVVHSRYYRMAALVYYGFRMRHDDIIYDCLPLYHSAGNIVGIGQCLLHGLTVVIRKKFSASRFWDDCVKYNCTIVQYIGELCRYLLNQPPREAERQHRVRMALGNGLRQSIWTEFSGRFNISQVSEFYGATECNCSLGNFDSQVGACGFNSRILSFVYPIRLVRVNEDTMELIRGPDGVCLPCQPGEPGQLVGRIVQQDPMRRFDGYLNQGANNKIANDVFSKGDQAYLTGDVLVMDELGYLYFRDRTGDTFRWKGENVSTTEVEGTLSRLLDMADVAVYGVEVPGTEGRAGMAAVANPSGNCDLERFAQHLEKELPLYARPIFLRFLPELHKTGTFKLQKMELRKEGFDPAVVKDPLFYMDARKGRYVPLDQEAYARIQAGEEKL; translated from the exons ATGCTGCTCGGGGCGTCCCTCCTCGGAGCGCTGCTGTTCTCCAAGCTGGTGCTGAAGCTGCCGTGGACCCAAGTGGGGTTCTCCCTGCTGCTGCTCTacctgggggccgggggctggcgCTTCGTCCGGATCTTCATCAAGACCATCAGGCGCGATGTCTT CGGCGGCCTGGTGCTCCTGACGGTGAAGGCGAAGGTCCGGCGGTACCTGCGGCAGCGGCGGACGGTGCCCGTTCTGTTCGCCTCCACGGTGCAGCGCCACCCCGACAAGACAGCCCTGATCTTTGAGGGCACGGACACCCACTGGACCTTCCGCCAGCTGGACGACTACTCGAACCGTGTGGCCAACTTCCTGCAGGCCCGGGGCCTGGCCTCCGGCGATGTGGTGGCCGTCTTCATGGAGAACCGCAACGAGTTCGTGGGCCTGTGGCTGGGCATGGCCAAGGTCGGAGTGGAGGCGGCACTGATCAACACCAACCTCCGGCGGGACGCCCTGCGCCACTGCCTGACCACCTCCCGGGCCCGGGCCCTCATCTTCGGCAGCGAGATGGCCCCGG ctaTCTGTGAGATCCAGGCCAGCCTGGACCCCGAGCTCAGCCTCTTCTGCTCCGGACCGTGGGAGCCCAGCTCGGTGCCTGCCCACACGGAGCACCTGGACCCCTTGCTGGAGGAAGCCCCCAAGAACCTGCCCAGTCGCCCTGACAAGGGCTTCACAg ATAAGCTCTTCTATGTCTACACGTCGGGCACCACGGGGCTGCCCAAAGCCGCCATCGTGGTGCACAGCAG gtATTACCGCATGGCCGCCCTGGTGTACTACGGATTCCGCATGCGGCATGACGACATCATTTACGACTGCCTCCCGCTCTACCACTCCGCAG GAAACATCGTGGGAATCGGGCAGTGCCTGCTCCATGGCCTGACGGTGGTCATCCGGAAGAAGTTCTCAGCCTCCCGCTTCTGGGATGACTGTGTCAAGTACAACTGCACG ATCGTGCAGTACATCGGGGAGCTCTGCCGCTACCTCCTGAACCAGCCGCCCCGGGAGGCGGAACGCCAGCACCGGGTGCGCATGGCGCTGGGCAACGGCCTCCGGCAGTCCATCTGGACCGAGTTTTCCGGTCGCTTCAACATCTCCCAGGTGTCTGAGTTCTACGGGGCCACTGAGTGCAACTGCAGCCTGGGCAACTTCGACAGCCAG GTCGGAGCCTGCGGCTTCAACAGCCGCATCCTGTCCTTCGTGTACCCGATCCGGCTGGTACGTGTCAACGAGGACACCATGGAGCTCATCCGGGGGCCCGACGGCGTCTGCCTTCCCTGTCAGCCAG gtgAGCCTGGCCAGCTGGTGGGCCGCATCGTCCAGCAGGACCCCATGCGGCGCTTCGACGGCTACCTTAACCAGGGCGCCAACAATAAGATCGCCAATGATGTCTTCAGCAAGGGGGACCAGGCCTACCTCACCG GCGACGTGCTGGTGATGGACGAGCTGGGCTACCTGTACTTCCGAGACCGCACGGGGGACACGTTCCGCTGGAAAGGCGAGAATGTGTCCACCACGGAGGTGGAGGGCACACTCAGCCGCCTGCTGGACATGGCCGACGTGGCGGTCTATGGCGTGGAGGTGCCAG GGACCGAGGGCCGCGCCGGGATGGCTGCTGTGGCCAACCCTTCTGGCAACTGTGACCTGGAGCGCTTTGCCCAGCACCTGGAGAAGGAGCTGCCCCTGTACGCCCGCCCCATCTTCCTGCGCTTCCTGCCCGAGCTTCACAAAACAG